One Rhizoctonia solani chromosome 1, complete sequence DNA window includes the following coding sequences:
- a CDS encoding Nascent polypeptide-associated complex subunit alpha, muscle-specific form — protein MKTSSERTQGYVRKINQLAEDSGLAYWVGFMKGRVKPGPDPPNTSNPTSPSAQHSTFGPHGPGTRRQQPRHVSGGSVGSEVTFAVRPDAYVATNISVRSSSPPLSGAPPPSLPYPSLAKDIGIRSAEPRTNAAPTPGMKAKVGSIGLFSHIGRKASVRRERDRLVMQQARKPHALRNRALFTYRRKASVRRERDRLGAAGAGAPAYGELPVGKPVTLSAPPTIPGGPRARPDKRGPGGSRGGGEEEGPTTARRTADTRMRIRRCILTLERA, from the exons ATGAAAACGAGCTCTGAACGCACACAGGGATACGTCCGGAAGATTAACCAACTCGCTGAAGATTCGGGACTGGCGTATTGGGTTGGGTTCATGAAAGGCCGAG TTAAACCTGGTCCCGACCCTCCCAATACCTCCAACCCAACCTCCCCGAGTGCGCAACACTCCACATTCGGGCCCCACGGTCCTGGGACGCGACGCCAGCAACCACGCCACGTCTCGGGCGGATCCGTCGGCTCAGAAGTGACATTTGCAGTCAGACCGGACGCATACGTCGCGACCAACATCTCCGTCCGCTCCAGCTCGCCTCCTCTCTCGGGTGCCCCGCCGCCCTCGCTTCCTTACCCCTCGCTCGCCAAGGACATTGGGATCCGGTCCGCCGAGCCCCGGACCAACGCCGCGCCCACGCCCGGAATGAAGGCCAAAGTCGGCTCCATCGGGCTCTTTTCACATATCGGGCGGAAAGCGAGTGTGCGCCGGGAGAGGGACAGATTGGTCATGCAGCAGGCGCGTAAACCGCATGCGCTGCGGAATCGGGCTCTTTTCACATATCGGCGGAAAGCGAGTGTGCGCCGGGAGAGGGACAGATTGGGTGCAGCAGGCGC CGGCGCGCCTGCGTACGGCGAGCTCCCGGTCGGTAAACCGGTCACGCTCAGCGCTCCGCCCACAATACCCGGTGGACCGCGCGCACGACCAGACAAGCGTGGCCCGGGCGGGAGTAGGGGGGGAGGGGAAGAGGAGGGACCGACGACGGCGCGTCGGACAGCGGACACTCGTATGCGCATACGACGTTGCATCCTCACCCTCGAGCGAGCGTGA
- a CDS encoding aconitate hydratase: MPSAVLPPRTLYDKIWDDHVVHAQEDGTTLLYIDRHLVHEVTSPQAFEGLRNASRPVRRPDCTLATVDHNVPTSSRKNMTSVQEFIAEPDSRAQCVALEENVREFGLTYFGMKDRRQGIVHIIGPEQGFTHTAHSEPSRLESRQWNPRTRCTSRPLAPRQGPEWDCAEAYWRTLKTDEDAKFDVEVSIQAEDIAPTVTPDQAQGHGRALAYMGLEANTKMEDVKVDKVFIGSCTNGRIEDLRSAADVVLAAGPGAQVAPGVVAMIVPGSGLVKQQAEAEGLDAVFTRAGFDWREAGCSMCLGMNPDQLSPGERCASTSNRNFEGRQGAGGRTHLVSPAMAAAAAMTGHLTDVRKLMGGGNGASVAPAAGVKVTSSKEYLTDDVLPPPNPIAPVDAASGDVPKTAAPVNQFTVVKAVLEDAQAHGLGKALFHTLRVDPKTGDPTDFVLNRAPYDKAKILVVTGENFGCGSSREHAPWSLKDFGIQTVIAEFCRDLQDQLDAKRIAARVLSPEACQLLYNDAQAQLSLRLTWISSRYEDPTDRRRFPLKASGVQISRHCLLNGLDDIGITLQKGAAIEAFEERRSSTWPWLDGFGYAKGGGRVDAPAGANRVLFEDPLVSLVREVIGNAALAERQTTDQLLEYYYEEQPVPRTTRPSKQDTINRSLHVVELDMDTHSPDLGRRFQPSRVALVAPDTAARTSDDARHPPRPARTAPPPRPPRLSSPPPKNSPSTSFRSLATATATETARSHPPHRPRQLGLLDRAVSDSSTERVTPREELAEPSGSSHRREGAFPAHSVLVPHSSHSRIDGLPDSAASDERGYFSPLGSLDEDDPDEGSTRPTRSGTITSRSTRTHTTTPSVTSVHTPSSNSHYTQSSKSHYTNPSRDASEEMLDLIATVGSALSDMSLDPPPPDDDRPPSTAKSPTHSPHPSLTHHDHTIREFRPSPRTSLADFSRAPSARNSPKPSLSDLARASPKPSVSEFPRAGSEHATASDATRSPEAPLARLVT; the protein is encoded by the exons ATGCCGAGTGCTGTTTTACCGCCGCGTACGCTGTATGACAAGATTTGGGATGATCACGTTGT ACATGCGCAAGAAGATGGAACGACCTTGCTATACATTGATAG ACATCTTGTACATGAAGTAACGAGTCCTCAAGCGTTTGAAGGACT GCGAAATGCGAGTCGCCCAGTTCGCAGGCCCGACTGCACGCTCGCAACAGTGGACCACAACGTCCC CACATCCTCCCGAAAGAACATGACCTCTGTGCAAGAGTTCATCGCGGAACCCGACTCGCGTGCACAATGCGTTGCACTCGAGGAAAACGTGCGCGAATTTGGATTAACCTACTTTGGAATGAAGGACCGCAGACAGGGGATCGTGCATATTATCGGGCCGGAACAAGGGTTTACT CACACGGCGCATTCGGAGCCATCGCGTTTGGAATCG CGTCAATGGAACCCTCGCACCAGGTGTACGTCAAGACCCTTGGCACCGAGGCAAGGGCCAGAATGGGACTGCGCAGAGGCGTACTGGCGAACACTCAAGACGGACGAGGATGCCAAGTTTGACGTCGAGGTTTCCATCCAGGCCGAGGACATTGCGCCCACCGTGAC ACCCGATCAAGCGCAAGGGCATGGACGCGCTCTCGCGTACATGGGACTCGAAGCGAATACGAAGATGGAGGACGTCAAGGTCGACAAGGTGTTCATCGGGTCATGCACCAACGGGCGGATCGAGGACCTCAGGTCCGCTGCGGACGTCGTTTTGGCCGCTGGGCCTGGTGCTCAAGTCGCCCCGGGCGTAGTAGCGATGATTGTACCCGGTTCGGGATTGGTCAAACAACAGGCCGAAGCCGAGGGACTCGACGCGGTATTTACTCGGGCAGGGTTCGACTGGCGCGAGGCCGGTTGTTCCATGTGTCTCGGAATGAACCCGGACCAGCTCTCGCCGGGCGAACGCTGCGCGAGCACGAGCAATCGGAATTTCGAGGGCCGGCAGGGCGctggaggaagaacccaTTTGGTCAGTCCGGCCATGGCGGCTGCGGCGGCGATGACTGGCCACTTGACCGACGTGCGGAAGCTCATGGGTGGTGGTAATGGTGCAAGTGTGGCTCCTGCCGCCGGGGTCAAGGTGACAAGTTCGAAAGAGTACCTGACAGACGACGTGCTCCCTCCCCCGAACCCGATTGCACCGGTTGACGCGGCGAGCGGGGATGTGCCTAAGACGGCCGCGCCCGTGAACCAGTTCACGGTCGTCAAGG CAGTTCTTGAAGACGCTCAAGCGCACGGGCTGGGCAAGGCACTGTTCCATACGCTCCGAGTAGACCCCAAAACGGGCGACCCGACCGACTTTGTGCTTAACCGTGCGCCGTACGACAAGGCGAAGATTTTGGTCGTCACTGGTGAGAACTTTGGGTGCGGTAGCAGTCGCGAGCACGCCCCTTGGAGTTT AAAGGACTTTGGGATTCAGACGGTGATCGCCGAGTTTTGCCGAGATCTTCAAGACCAACTCGATGCAAAACGGATTGCTGCCCGTGTGCTCTCGCCCGAGGCGTGTCAATTGTTGTATAATGATGCGCAGGCGCAGCTGAGCTTGAGGTTGACTTGGATAAGCTCGAGGTACGAAGACCCAACGGACAGGCGGCGATTTCCTTTGAAGGCAAGTGGCGTGCAAATCTCTAG ACACTGTCTGCTCAACGGACTGGACGATATCGGAATCACGCTGCAAAAGGGGGCGGCTATCGAGGCGTTCGAGGAGCGTCGGTCGTCGACATGGCCGTGGCTGGATGGGTTCGGATACGCCAAGGGTGGAGGCAGGGTGGATGCACCGGCG GGTGCGAATCGAGTTCTTTTCGAGGACCCCCTCGTTTCTTTGGTTCGTGAGGTAATCGGCAATGC GGCCCTTGCTGAACGACAGACGACGGACCAGTTGCTGGAGTATTACTACGAGGAGCAGCCTGTTCCGCGCACGACACGGCCGAGCAAGCAAGACACCATCAACCGCAGCTTGCACGTCGTCGAGCTCGACATGGACACCCATTCCCCCGACCTCGGACGTCGCTTCCAGCCCTCGCGCGTCGCCCTTGTTGCCCCCGACACCGCTGCCCGCACCTCGGACGACGCCAGACACCCTCCCCGGCCCGCCCGCACCGCTCCACCCCCACGACCACCCCGACTGTCCTCTCCGCCGCCCAAAAACAgcccctcgacgtcctttcGCTCCCTCGCCACAGCCACAGCCACCGAGACTGCACGCTCGCACCCGCCCCATCGTCCGCGGCAACTCGGACTACTCGATCGTGCTGTGTCCGACTCGAGCACCGA GCGCGTCACCCCACGCGAGGAACTTGCAGAGCCCAGCGGGTCCTCGCACCGACGAGAAGGTGCGTTCCCAGCGCACTCGGTGCTTGTCCCGCACTCGTCCCACTCGCGTATCGACGGATTGCCCGATTCGGCTGCCAGCGATGAGCGCGGATACTTTAGTCCACTCGGCTCGCTCGACGAAGACGACCCAGATGAAGGCAGCACACGGCCCACACGGAGCGGTACCATTACCTCTCGCTCGACTCGCACACACACCACTACTCCTTCGGTCACCTCTGTCCATACTCCCTCGTCAAACTCACACTATACCCAGTCATCCAAGTCACACTATACCAACCCGTCTCGAGACGCGTCCGAGGAAATGCTCGATCTCATCGCCACCGTTGGATCCGCACTCTCAGACATGAGTCTTGACCCCCCACCGCCAGACGATGACAGACCCCCGTCAACAGCCAAATCGCCGACCCACTCCCCCCATCCGAGTCTCACCCACCACGATCACACCATCCGCGAATTCCGACCTTCGCCCCGAACCAGTCTCGCCGACTTTTCACGTGCCCCCAGCGCACGGAACTCGCCTAAACCGAGCCTCTCCGATCTCGCTCGTGCCTCGCCCAAACCAAGTGTCTCCGAGTTCCCGCGAGCTGGCTCCGAGCATGCGACCGCCAGCGATGCTACCAGGTCTCCAGAAGCACCGCTTGCGCGACTTGTCACCTGA
- a CDS encoding ribosomal L29e protein family: MAKSKNHTNHNQNKKAHRNGIKKPKTHYAGSMKGVDAKFRRNQKYARLGTQKALAAKKAEAAA, encoded by the exons ATGGCCAAGTCTAAGAA TCACACCAATCACAACCAGAACAAGAAGGCTCACCGTAATGGTATTAAGAAGCCCAAGACGCACTATGCTGGCTCTATGAAGGGT GTCGATGCTAAG TTTCGACGAAACCAGAAGTATGCGCGACTAGGCACT caaaaggcattggCCGCCAAGAAGGCAGAGGCGGCGGCATAG